The Globicephala melas chromosome 20, mGloMel1.2, whole genome shotgun sequence genome contains a region encoding:
- the GALR2 gene encoding LOW QUALITY PROTEIN: galanin receptor type 2 (The sequence of the model RefSeq protein was modified relative to this genomic sequence to represent the inferred CDS: inserted 2 bases in 1 codon) has product MNGSGGLNTEDTNEAGGRGSWQPXIVPMLFALIFLVGTIGNSLVLAVLLRGGQAVNTTNLFILNLGVADLCFIVCCVPFQATIYTLDDWVFGSLLCKAVHFLIFLTMHASSFTLAAVSLDRYLAIRYPLHSRELRTLRNALAVIGLIWGLSLLFSGPYLSYYRQSRLANLTVCRPAWSAPRRRAMDLCTFVFSYLLPVLVLGLTYARTLRYLWRAVDPVAAGSGARRAKRKLTRMMVIVAALFCLCWMPHHALNLCVWFGRFPLTRATYALRILSHLVSYSNSCVNPIVYALVSKHFRKICAGLLRRAPRRASGRVCVAAQGTHSGSVLERESTDVTHVSEAAGPSAPAPAPLSCQSSSSVPSLSWRDQKAPKATLTVNVTRRHLGSTLGC; this is encoded by the exons ATGAATGGCTCGGGTGGCCTGAACACCGAGGACACGAACGAGGCGGGCGGCCGGGGTAGCTGGCAGCC CATCGTTCCCATGCTATTTGCGCTCATCTTCCTCGTGGGCACCATAGGCAACTCACTGGTGCTGGCCGTGCTGCTTCGTGGTGGCCAGGCGGTCAACACCACCAACCTGTTCATCCTCAACCTGGGCGTGGCCGACTTGTGTTTCATCGTGTGCTGCGTGCCCTTCCAGGCCACCATCTACACCCTGGACGACTGGGTGTTCGGCTCGCTGCTCTGCAAGGCGGTGCACTTCCTCATCTTCCTCACCATGCATGCCAGCAGCTTCACACTGGCTGCCGTCTCCCTGGACAG GTATCTGGCCATCCGCTACCCGCTGCACTCCCGCGAGCTGCGCACGCTTCGCAACGCCTTGGCGGTCATCGGGCTCATCTGGGGGCTGTCGCTGCTCTTTTCCGGGCCGTACCTGAGTTACTACCGCCAGTCACGGTTAGCCAACCTGACCGTGTGCCGCCCGGCGTGGAGCGCGCCTCGCCGCCGCGCCATGGACCTCTGCACCTTTGTCTTCAGCTACCTGCTGCCCGTGCTGGTGCTCGGCCTGACCTACGCGCGCACCCTGCGCTACCTCTGGCGAGCCGTCGACCCGGTGGCCGCCGGCTCGGGCGCCCGGCGCGCCAAACGCAAGTTGACACGTATGATGGTCATCGTGGCCGCGCTCTTCTGCCTCTGTTGGATGCCTCACCACGCGCTTAACCTCTGCGTGTGGTTCGGCCGCTTCCCCCTTACGCGCGCTACCTACGCGCTGCGTATCCTCTCGCACCTCGTCTCCTACTCCAACTCCTGCGTCAATCCTATCGTTTACGCTCTCGTCTCCAAGCACTTCCGCAAGATCTGCGCGGGCCTGTTGCGCCGCGCCCCGCGCAGAGCCTCCGGCCGCGTGTGCGTCGCGGCCCAGGGCACCCACAGCGGCAGCGTGCTGGAGCGCGAGTCCACCGACGTAACGCACGTGAGCGAGGCAGCCGGGCCCTCTGCTCCTGCGCCGGCGCCTCTTAGCTGCCAGTCCTCGAGCTCGGTTCCCAGCCTGTCCTGGCGGGACCAAAAGGCTCCCAAAGCCACCTTGACAGTTAATGTGACCCGAAGGCACTTAGGGAGTACACTTGGGTGTTGA